From Virgibacillus ihumii, the proteins below share one genomic window:
- the hisA gene encoding 1-(5-phosphoribosyl)-5-[(5-phosphoribosylamino)methylideneamino]imidazole-4-carboxamide isomerase, whose product MIIFPAIDIKNGKCVRLRQGDYSQVKVYNDSPVEASLDWQQKRAAYLHVVDLDGAKSGNSTNLDTIKQIAEETSIPVQVGGGIRSLERIHEYVRAGIDRVILGTAAITDKTLLKEAVAEYGSKIAVSIDARNGYAATDGWTETTDVKAVDLVKELEEIGVQTIVYTDILKDGMLKGPNFKELQRIDTATSMNVIASGGITTEADITLLREMDLYGAIIGKALYDGTLDFTSVADGDVNAR is encoded by the coding sequence ATGATAATATTTCCGGCAATCGACATCAAAAATGGAAAATGTGTCCGCCTGAGACAGGGGGACTATAGTCAGGTAAAGGTCTATAACGATTCTCCTGTGGAAGCTTCATTGGATTGGCAGCAAAAAAGGGCAGCCTATCTGCATGTTGTTGACCTTGATGGCGCCAAATCAGGCAATTCCACCAATCTTGATACGATTAAACAAATAGCCGAAGAAACGTCCATTCCTGTTCAGGTTGGCGGCGGAATCCGGTCACTGGAGCGCATTCACGAATATGTGCGTGCTGGAATTGACCGCGTCATTCTTGGTACTGCTGCGATTACCGATAAAACCCTGCTGAAGGAAGCGGTAGCTGAGTACGGATCAAAAATTGCTGTCTCCATCGATGCCAGAAATGGATACGCAGCAACGGACGGCTGGACGGAAACAACCGATGTTAAGGCGGTTGACCTCGTTAAAGAACTTGAGGAAATTGGTGTTCAAACCATCGTGTATACAGATATCCTGAAAGATGGCATGCTGAAAGGACCCAATTTTAAAGAACTACAGAGAATTGACACGGCAACGTCTATGAATGTCATCGCTTCGGGTGGGATTACCACAGAAGCTGATATCACCCTGTTGCGGGAGATGGATCTGTACGGTGCCATTATCGGCAAGGCGCTTTATGATGGGACACTTGACTTTACGTCTGTAGCGGATGGTGATGTAAATGCTCGCTAA
- the hisH gene encoding imidazole glycerol phosphate synthase subunit HisH: MIAIIDYGAGNIKSLQFACQRVGLDTCLTTDIQTIKKSAAIILPGVGAFKDAMDALYRHNLVNTLIEEASAGKPLLGICLGMQLFYEQSFENGSWQGLGLLKGNVSRLPDSVKVPHMGWNTLKHHQKNALLNGIDQEAYVYFVHSYAVTDDQKRDLISSSEYGGTVPAIVQSKNITGMQFHPEKSGETGLQLLKNFGEMVS; encoded by the coding sequence ATGATCGCAATCATCGATTACGGTGCGGGGAATATCAAAAGTCTGCAATTTGCCTGTCAGCGGGTTGGTCTTGATACTTGCCTGACAACCGATATCCAAACAATTAAAAAATCTGCGGCAATTATCCTCCCCGGTGTTGGAGCATTTAAAGATGCCATGGATGCACTTTACAGACACAATTTAGTCAATACACTAATCGAGGAAGCGTCAGCCGGGAAACCTCTTTTGGGAATTTGCCTTGGCATGCAGCTGTTTTACGAACAAAGCTTTGAAAATGGCAGCTGGCAAGGTTTGGGACTGCTAAAAGGCAATGTCAGCCGTTTGCCGGATTCGGTAAAAGTGCCGCATATGGGATGGAATACGCTAAAGCACCATCAAAAAAACGCTCTTTTGAACGGGATTGACCAGGAAGCATATGTTTATTTTGTTCATTCCTATGCAGTAACAGATGATCAAAAGAGAGATCTGATCAGCAGTTCCGAGTACGGTGGAACAGTTCCAGCTATTGTTCAGTCCAAAAACATCACAGGCATGCAGTTCCACCCAGAAAAGAGCGGTGAAACCGGACTGCAGCTGTTAAAAAATTTCGGGGAGATGGTTTCATGA
- the hisB gene encoding imidazoleglycerol-phosphate dehydratase HisB — MRKQSIQRSTSETAIKLTFSIDGTGTATVDTGVGFLDHMLILMSRHGLFDIELTCNGDLEVDQHHTVEDIGIVLGQTFNEALGDKKAINRYATVTTPMDESLSTVSVDISGRSYFVYHVEGLKDKVGTFDTELVEEFFQAFASNAQLTLHINLAYGSNTHHIIESIFKGFGRALDQASFQNSRIEGVPSTKGTL, encoded by the coding sequence ATGCGTAAACAGTCTATTCAACGAAGTACAAGCGAAACAGCAATTAAACTGACTTTTTCCATCGATGGAACCGGTACAGCCACGGTAGACACCGGTGTCGGATTTCTGGATCATATGCTGATTTTAATGAGCCGGCACGGACTTTTTGATATAGAACTTACCTGCAACGGCGACTTGGAGGTCGATCAGCATCACACAGTGGAAGATATCGGTATTGTGCTCGGGCAGACATTTAACGAAGCATTAGGTGATAAAAAAGCTATTAACCGGTATGCGACAGTAACCACGCCGATGGATGAATCCCTGTCAACGGTTTCGGTTGATATCAGCGGGCGGTCGTATTTTGTTTATCATGTGGAGGGACTCAAAGATAAGGTCGGCACGTTTGATACTGAGCTGGTTGAGGAATTTTTCCAAGCATTTGCCAGCAATGCGCAACTGACACTTCATATCAATCTTGCTTACGGTTCAAATACACATCATATAATTGAGTCCATTTTTAAAGGCTTTGGCAGGGCGCTCGATCAGGCAAGCTTTCAGAATTCTAGGATTGAAGGGGTTCCTTCGACGAAAGGGACTTTGTAA
- the hisD gene encoding histidinol dehydrogenase, protein MKIMTVGQFREEKNSLSGIPDNSAEIDKTVLDIIQDVRDSGDAALFRYTAEFDGVDLEQLAVSPEEFTEARSAVSDSLMTALKQAQENIAAFHKNQKEKSWFTNRADGVILGQQVTPLENAGIYVPGGKAAYPSTVLMNVIPAKLAGVGKICITTPPDSDGKISPEVLMAAKLTGVDEVYKLGGAQAIAALAYGTESVEKVAKIVGPGNAFVARAKKWVYGDVAIDMIAGPSEICVVADETAQPEFAAADLLSQAEHDEQARAICITVSQALAEKISKSVSHQTGQLERKEIIQKSLDANGKIILANNLSEAFDVVNEIAPEHLQLMIENPGEKLGMVQNAGAIFLGNYAPEPLGDYFAGPNHTLPTSGTAVFSSPLGVYDFVKKSSIIQYSRQALHKASDSIITLANAEGLTAHANSIQVRKDVNDA, encoded by the coding sequence ATGAAAATAATGACAGTGGGACAGTTCAGAGAGGAAAAAAATTCATTGTCAGGTATTCCTGACAACAGCGCTGAAATAGATAAAACAGTGCTGGATATTATTCAAGACGTCCGGGATTCAGGCGATGCAGCATTATTTCGTTACACGGCAGAGTTTGACGGAGTGGACCTGGAGCAATTAGCCGTGTCACCGGAAGAGTTTACAGAAGCAAGATCAGCAGTCAGTGATTCCTTGATGACTGCACTGAAACAAGCGCAGGAAAACATTGCCGCCTTTCACAAAAATCAAAAGGAAAAGTCATGGTTCACCAATCGCGCGGATGGCGTAATACTCGGACAGCAAGTTACCCCATTGGAAAATGCCGGCATATACGTGCCCGGCGGGAAAGCCGCCTACCCGTCGACAGTGCTGATGAATGTCATTCCAGCAAAACTGGCTGGCGTCGGGAAAATATGTATCACCACACCACCGGATTCAGATGGAAAAATAAGCCCAGAAGTATTGATGGCCGCAAAACTTACCGGTGTTGATGAGGTATATAAACTGGGTGGTGCACAAGCAATTGCTGCATTGGCTTATGGAACGGAATCAGTTGAAAAGGTTGCCAAGATTGTCGGACCCGGAAATGCATTCGTTGCACGCGCAAAAAAGTGGGTTTACGGAGATGTTGCTATCGATATGATTGCAGGACCAAGTGAAATTTGTGTTGTCGCTGACGAAACCGCACAGCCTGAATTTGCCGCCGCAGATCTTTTATCACAGGCTGAGCATGATGAACAGGCACGAGCCATCTGTATTACTGTAAGCCAGGCACTTGCGGAAAAGATCAGCAAATCCGTATCACACCAGACCGGACAACTTGAGCGAAAGGAAATCATTCAAAAATCACTTGACGCAAACGGAAAAATTATACTTGCGAATAACCTTTCCGAGGCATTTGACGTTGTGAACGAGATAGCCCCTGAGCACCTGCAGCTGATGATTGAAAATCCTGGTGAAAAACTCGGAATGGTTCAGAACGCGGGGGCCATTTTTCTGGGGAACTATGCACCTGAACCATTGGGCGATTATTTTGCCGGACCGAACCATACGCTCCCGACCAGCGGAACTGCTGTATTTTCATCGCCGCTGGGTGTATATGACTTTGTTAAAAAATCAAGCATTATTCAATACTCCAGACAGGCACTGCATAAAGCCTCCGACAGTATTATTACCCTGGCAAACGCAGAAGGACTGACTGCACATGCCAATTCGATTCAAGTAAGAAAGGATGTCAACGATGCGTAA